The following proteins come from a genomic window of Streptomyces sp. NBC_01716:
- a CDS encoding serine/threonine-protein kinase, with the protein MSGTRRCQRPGCEGSYEDMGGGELYCDTCGLAPVVSPTGMLSSPPTGITGGGRESKSSGRGSGSARSGSSRSSSRASSRSSTSRRSVSGRLSRSLSGRLSSRSVSVRSSGAATGTSARNRLGAGLVSVPDVPKPDPRSAVMASPEVPERKRYCSRSDCGAPVGRSRGERPGRTEGFCTKCGHPYSFTPKLSEGDVVHGQYQVAGCLAHGGLGWIYLAVDRAVSNRWVVLKGLLDTGDQDAMEAAISERRFLAEIEHSNIVRIYNFVEHLDQRTGSMDGYIVMEYVGGKALKEIANERRSPDGKRDPLPVEQACAYGIEALEALGHLHSRNLLYCDFKVDNAIQSEDQLKLIDMGAVRRMDDEESAIYGTVGYQAPEVAEVGPSVASDLYTVARTLAVLTFDFQGYTNVFVDSLPDPDNIDVFRTYESFYRLLVRATDPDPARRFASAQEMAEQLTGVLREVVALQTGRPRPALSTQFGTEPRVTDTQLFAETGQDVSRLGVRPEPVRAGLFWRRDKSAQSPGSANGTAHASLGGSAAPSSLPPGAGGYAGTGVPAPLPGHPAIQPPPAPFGSPPPLPPGAPQGGVPAPRSGPGAGAPGAPVPGHPGVPAMESVETGAPLARIDAPATALALPVPRVDAKDPNAGFLAGLMASAPAELISALAEAPADSVERRLRELRARLEMGELVTASEALTELEARHADDWRVVWYRGIASLVTGENEIAALSFDAIYDAFPGEAAPKLALGVCAEVLGQLDNAAEYYRLVWMTDPSYVSAAFGLARVQNASGDRIGAVRTLESVPEASIHYTAARIAAVRSRLRRRDLRAQSPLALPGAMPDTPLIDDLRAAADQVSRLGQFGLDAMRREQLSTEVLGTALDWVLSGGPGNQPGQTSLLGSELDERGLRLGLERSYRVLARLAQRGEERIDLVERANRFRPRTWV; encoded by the coding sequence ATGAGCGGGACGAGGAGATGTCAGCGCCCCGGTTGTGAGGGGTCGTACGAGGACATGGGCGGCGGTGAGCTGTACTGCGACACCTGCGGTCTGGCCCCGGTCGTCTCGCCGACCGGCATGCTGTCGTCGCCGCCCACGGGGATCACCGGCGGCGGCAGGGAGAGCAAGTCGAGCGGCAGGGGCAGTGGTTCGGCGCGCAGCGGTTCGTCCCGGTCCTCCTCGCGTGCCTCCTCACGCTCGTCGACGTCACGGCGTTCGGTCTCGGGGCGGCTGTCGCGTTCGCTCTCCGGCCGGCTCTCCAGCCGGTCGGTCTCGGTCCGCAGCTCCGGCGCCGCCACCGGCACATCGGCGCGCAACCGGCTGGGGGCGGGCCTCGTCTCCGTACCGGACGTGCCGAAGCCCGATCCGCGCTCGGCGGTGATGGCGAGCCCCGAGGTCCCGGAGCGCAAGCGGTACTGCTCGCGGTCCGACTGCGGTGCGCCGGTGGGCCGTTCGCGCGGTGAGCGGCCGGGGCGTACGGAAGGGTTCTGCACCAAGTGCGGCCACCCGTACTCGTTCACGCCGAAGCTGAGCGAGGGCGACGTCGTCCACGGGCAGTACCAGGTCGCGGGCTGTCTGGCGCACGGCGGTCTGGGCTGGATCTATCTCGCCGTCGACCGCGCGGTCTCCAACCGCTGGGTGGTCCTCAAGGGCCTGCTCGACACGGGTGACCAGGACGCCATGGAGGCGGCGATCTCGGAGCGGCGCTTCCTCGCCGAGATCGAGCACTCCAACATCGTCCGTATCTACAACTTCGTGGAACATCTCGACCAGCGCACCGGCTCCATGGACGGCTACATCGTCATGGAGTACGTGGGCGGCAAGGCGCTCAAGGAGATCGCCAACGAGCGGCGCTCCCCCGACGGCAAGCGTGACCCGCTGCCGGTCGAGCAGGCGTGCGCGTACGGCATCGAGGCGCTGGAGGCCCTCGGGCATCTGCACAGCCGCAATCTCCTCTACTGCGACTTCAAGGTCGACAACGCGATCCAGTCGGAGGACCAGCTCAAGCTCATCGACATGGGCGCGGTCCGCAGGATGGACGACGAGGAGTCGGCGATCTACGGCACCGTCGGCTATCAGGCACCGGAGGTCGCCGAGGTCGGCCCGTCGGTGGCCTCCGACCTGTATACGGTCGCGCGCACGCTCGCGGTGCTGACGTTCGACTTCCAGGGGTACACGAACGTGTTCGTGGACTCCCTGCCGGACCCGGACAACATCGACGTGTTCCGGACGTACGAGTCGTTCTACCGGCTGCTGGTGCGGGCGACCGACCCCGATCCGGCGCGGCGGTTCGCCTCCGCGCAGGAGATGGCCGAGCAGCTGACCGGTGTGCTGCGCGAGGTCGTGGCGCTCCAGACGGGGCGTCCGCGGCCGGCGCTGTCGACCCAGTTCGGTACGGAACCGCGGGTCACGGACACGCAGTTGTTCGCCGAGACCGGGCAGGACGTCTCGCGGCTGGGGGTCCGGCCGGAGCCGGTGCGGGCGGGTCTGTTCTGGCGCCGCGACAAGTCCGCGCAGTCCCCGGGAAGCGCGAACGGCACCGCGCACGCCTCCTTGGGAGGCTCCGCCGCCCCCTCCTCGCTGCCGCCGGGCGCAGGCGGGTACGCGGGCACGGGCGTACCGGCACCGCTGCCCGGCCACCCGGCGATCCAGCCGCCTCCGGCCCCCTTCGGGTCACCGCCCCCGCTCCCGCCCGGCGCCCCGCAGGGCGGCGTCCCGGCACCCCGGAGCGGTCCGGGAGCGGGCGCCCCCGGTGCCCCCGTCCCCGGCCACCCCGGCGTCCCCGCCATGGAATCCGTCGAGACCGGCGCTCCGCTCGCGCGCATCGACGCGCCCGCCACGGCGCTGGCGCTGCCGGTGCCCCGGGTCGACGCGAAAGACCCGAACGCCGGCTTCCTCGCCGGACTGATGGCGTCCGCGCCCGCCGAGCTGATCTCCGCGCTGGCGGAGGCGCCCGCCGACTCCGTCGAGCGCCGGCTGCGTGAGCTGCGCGCCCGCCTGGAGATGGGTGAACTGGTCACGGCCTCCGAGGCGTTGACGGAGCTGGAGGCGCGCCACGCCGACGACTGGCGGGTCGTCTGGTACCGGGGCATCGCCTCGCTGGTGACCGGTGAGAACGAGATCGCCGCGCTCTCCTTCGACGCGATATACGACGCGTTCCCGGGCGAGGCCGCGCCGAAGCTGGCGCTCGGAGTCTGCGCCGAGGTGCTGGGCCAGCTCGACAACGCGGCCGAGTACTACCGCCTCGTATGGATGACGGACCCGAGCTATGTCAGCGCCGCGTTCGGACTCGCCCGGGTGCAGAACGCGTCGGGGGACCGGATCGGAGCCGTACGGACACTGGAGTCGGTCCCCGAGGCGTCGATCCACTACACGGCGGCCAGGATCGCGGCCGTACGGTCGCGGCTGCGCCGCCGTGACCTGCGCGCACAGTCGCCGCTCGCCCTGCCGGGAGCCATGCCCGACACACCGCTGATCGACGATCTGAGAGCGGCGGCCGACCAGGTTTCGCGGCTGGGCCAGTTCGGTCTGGACGCGATGCGCCGCGAGCAGTTGTCGACGGAGGTTCTGGGCACGGCTCTGGACTGGGTACTCTCCGGTGGTCCGGGGAATCAGCCCGGACAGACCTCGCTGCTCGGCAGTGAACTGGACGAGCGTGGTCTGCGCTTGGGACTGGAGCGCTCGTACCGGGTGCTCGCCCGGCTCGCTCAGCGTGGCGAGGAGAGGATCGACCTGGTGGAGCGGGCCAACCGCTTCCGCCCCCGGACGTGGGTGTGA